In Caretta caretta isolate rCarCar2 chromosome 11, rCarCar1.hap1, whole genome shotgun sequence, the sequence GAATTTGCATGTTTTTCTCAGGTTTTATTTGAATATCTGctatgtggttttttttaaaaagcaaaaagctACCAGCTaaggccctaattcaggaaagcacttaagcacatgtttaattaaTCATTTCAGCATGTGATTAATCCCATCGATATTCAGTAAAGTTATGCACGTGTGTAGTGTATAAGGAATTGTGTGGTATCCCTTTTCAATACTTTCAATACtttcagtttccacggtatgcatccgatgaagtgagctgtagctcacgaaagctcatgctcaaataaattggttagtctctaaggtgccacaagtactccttttctttttgcgaatacagactaacacggctgttactctgaaaccttttcaatactttgtgagccctctagtggtCCTCACTATCCTGCTTTGGAAGCCATAAGAAGACCCCTTCCAGAGTAGCAGTGTATACATGGAGCTAAGTCTACATGTTGGTGTGTAGCTATAAACATGGTTATCCGGACCCCACTGTACTCATGCGGTCCCTTCATATTACGTACATTGTATAGGGAGCACAAGACACAACAACATgattaagtgctctgctgaatcaagCCTTAAATGAATGATGGTGGGCATTAAAATGTAGCATAAGGTTTACAGTGTTGTTGTAATTTACTGTTTCTTGTAAATTATATACAGCATGCTATGGGGCTGAGGTGACTACTATATGCAGACATAATTACATTAATTATAACTCATTTGAAATAGAATTTTCTCAGTCAGAACAGGGATAGCATGCTGTTACTAATCCAGAATGCACACTTCTTTCTTTGCATAATGACTGCCTGGCTATTGAggatttgggccagatcctcagctggtgtaggttAGCATGGCtgtattgaaaccaatggaattaTGCTCACCATTCAGACCACAGCAGCTCCCAGTCCTCCTGAGCCAGGctgtcccctctgccctgctctgtggagatggagtacaggggtggggggagggagagggagacatcctgacatcagcaccctcctccctcccccacctcccgctctgcagagccagcaggagggtcccaggagcagctgcaggatggaGCAACGTGGGGGGAGGAgcacctgaacacatgctgccGGCTATGCGTGCTCTGCTATCAGCTGGGTGGCTCTTAAATCTCTCCTGCATGGCCGCCCAAGCGCGCAGCTTACATGGAATACAGATTGTGGCATAATGATGGCTCATGGGTCCAGTAGACTGTTAGACTGAATTTGTGGACTTAAGTCCTGTCTATATGGGCTTGGTTTTGTGCTGCTGTAATGTTTGACCATAGAGGTTTGTGCTGGTACAATTAGATAGatgtagttacactggtgcaaattttCCTTGTCTAGATAAGCCCTTAATGTCAAGTTTTGTATTGGCTTGAAGTTGGTAACCAGCTAATGACAATTTCTTATATAGAGCTTTTTGCgaatagatctcaaagtgcttcactgtctttaatgtatttatcctcataatacACTTGTGAGGGAGGTGTTGGAATTTTCTCCCAGACCTCTTTCCACTTGGCTTCCTAAATTCGACTCCAGACTTTGTCAGTCAGGTatatttatttggcatacagaAACATTACGCTTTGTTGATTAGACTCAAAAGCAGAGTAGTGGTGAATATAGGCTACGTCTCATACgtatccaaagttacacagaaactctctcccttTATATACACttacacattttattttgtaagcagggtctgaatgaatgcttccctgatagctatctgggagggggagagacttgggTGTGTTTATGTTAATACAGTTTGCTCCTTCTCTGATTACATATTCAGCAAAAAgcgatcaactttggctggtgttgggtaccTTACTACTGAATGTACGGGTAGTGAAATATGattaccaatgttgtaattattgtaggaatacaggaaagcTGGACTGTGCTGAACCTGTCCCAAATGACTGTGCTTAACCTATCACCCTCAGTTGAAAGAACCTCATTAAGTCAGGGGCTCGAATGTCAGACCCCTCTTAAAGTAAGATGGGTGGAGATAGATATCACCAGGTAGAAGACTGCACACCCTCAAGGGTTCTCCATAGAGTGGTTTAACcttttcctccccactgttcaaaaaatagagctaaataggcttaaTCAGGAGCCTCTTTGTTAGGTTAAACGGCCAATCAGAACTGAAATCACTTAAGATGgtgcagtgtttctgcccagcctccaAAGAGCTAAAAATTACTGAGACTGATGTGCAgaagtcacagcagagaggcaggtggcaaaAGAAGGCAactgacagtcagctggtgaaCGAGTGGCTGGTGCGGTGGAGAGGTGCAATGAGCGGCcagcagagtggctggtggagaggtgcagTGGGAGCAGTGAGCAGGTGGCTGGCAGAAGCAGCGATGCAGGCTTCCAGCATGAGcagtcagcagggtggctggcagagaggggtgGCGAGCGAGTGCCCAAGCGGCGGAGCAAGTGAGGAACCTCTTTACCCCACCGAGGGgaggaggtgaactctgcagatgtacctctgaactctgggtctgcactgaccagggacagcaactgtgaggtggggagcagagaaggGTTGGGTatgtgaaagggacttttgggttgctggtcTTAAGAACCTgaagggaaaaggacactgcccaacctaTCATTTGAACACACCCCTTATAATTCTTCAGCTTTAACAGCCACTGCCTTAATGGCCAAACAGGACAATTTGTTTAAACTGGTAGGCTGATTCTGTTTTGCCTCCAGTGGTGGGGTGCAGAATATTTTCCCATTCGTTTTTACAAAACTTACTTACACAGGTAGTTTTTATTGTGCAGCTGGCATCTGGCATGTTCTGAATGATTGGGGAGTGAGGAATTACCTACTGTTTCTGAACCTCTCGACcgtctccacaccattcacatCAGGACATGCGATGTCGTAACCCTCCACCACTTCATGGTTGCAAATTAACAAGACAAAAAGAGGAAACCATTTtgtgctttttaatttttattgaggTTTATGAGTGTTGAGCTGACTTTTGTGAACCCAGCTATGCCTTTTACTTCCCAGGACTATGAAGAATACAGAGGGGTCAGGTCAATCCTACCTGAAGCATGGACTGTACCACTTTGCCTTTGGGAAATGCTTGCAGGGAGCCTGATCCTGGATGATGACTTTAGATCACACATGATGCTCAGTCAGGTCTCCTTTGGCATTGAACCATGCCTTGGTTTTTTATATGTCCTCTTCCTTTCTTACCACCACACTCCTCTATATCTGCATCTGCAAGTCCTGTACCAGGCTTCCGACAGGACCACTATAGCCAGATGGGCTGGAACTGGGCTAATTATATCCTTCCGCATTCTCATTAGTCTCCCCATCAGGCCTCGTTGGGGGGGAAAAGGCTATGGATTTGCGTCCCTAGCTCTGATGTACATTAGTACCAGCGGTAACACTTCATCCCAATTGCTGTCTGTTGCAgtatcttttttaatttttaagcttGGATTTGATGATGGTCCTATTTATTTGCACAACCTGTCCTGCTGTTGCTGGCTGACGGGGAATGGGAACCTTTTGATCTACGTCCAGTTGGGTCCATAATTCTTTGACAACAGACCCCACAAATCCACTCCCATTGTCTGAGTCAATAACCTTAGTGCCCCTGCAGAACACATTGCCCACCAATTATTTCCCTCTCGTTATGGAAGTCACATATTTAGTGTGGAAGGCTTCCTGCTCCTAATGTGAGAAAGCATTGACAACAACTAGCACATACTTGTTACCCTCTGGTGTTAAGGGCAGCTCCAAAGTGTAGTAGATTTGAACTTGTTTCCATGGACCTCTCTGTGCTTGTCTCAGAAAAGCTATTTTTATGTTCTTTGTTAGCTGGATTGTCTAGTACAGATTAGACCAGCACCAAGGTATTCCTTCAAGTCTCTTTGCCATTGGGGCCATGTCTTTGGTCTCTGCCTCTTTGGAGTGATCACACACAGTGGACCTGTGCAACCATAAGAGCAGATCTTTCTGCATATTTTGTGGTGCCACCCATACTGAACCTTTCTTTAATTTAAACATGGGAGTTCTTGCTATATTGCTAAGTTTTGACCTTGTACATTCATGTTTTGGCTGCAGGCTTGCTCCCAAAGTGGTCTTAACTTCACATCCCGTTTTTGAATGCTTTGtagctgccttagccctgcagcactgccCACTGGagttgcctgaggtaagcgcctcccggcAGGAGCCCATacctccagcctcagctctgagccccctcttgcaccccaactccctcccagagcccgcacccctcctgctccccagccccttgccccagcttggtgaaagtgagtgagggtgggagagagtggggaatggagtgagcaggggtggggcctcagaaaaggggcagggaagaggcagggcaagggtgtttggtattgtgctattagaaagttggcaaccctaagtgtttggccattttttgtttttttactttaattGTTGTTAAACCTCTTTtaagtgtatatataatataacaTAGTGGCTAATGCCATCTGTATACTGAATGTCTTGTTGCCGTTGCTCTTTTCATAAGAAtatacataagaacggccctactaggtcagaccaaaggttcatctagcccagaatcctgtctgcCGGACAGCGGACAGTGCCATGTGCCTCTGTATTTAATCTTGTCCCAGTATACACCTTGATAACCGTACTAACAGGTTAGTCTTTCTACAACGGTGACCTTCACTACTGCCCATGAAACGAGTCAAGGATCAGAACTTCTCTTATTGTATATAACAGTCTCTGTGGCTCCAAAGTGCCTCTGCTGCTGGTAAGGCTGGGGAGCTGTCTCCACGGCTCCTTCTCCATTAGCCCGGCGAGCCCTCTGAATGGCTCCCCACCAAAAGAGACAGGAACAGCACTATGGGGCCCTTCCCTCCCCAAGGAGTGGGAGCAAGGGCCCTCTGCCCTCAGGGAGAACAGGGGTCCTTTGTCCCTCCCACCCTGAGATGAAGGAGTAGGGTAACTTCCAGGACTCACCCTTGAGCCAGGGTGTATCTGCAGGATGCGTGGACTGGGCCAGGGGTGCTCTTCTCTTCCTGCTTCCCACAGTCCTCTGCTGGGCTGGTTTTGGTGGCTCCTACAGTTAACCCCACACTGAGGTCCATGGGGCTGTTCAACCTtatcagagctattgtttcaggctgcctgcagacttgAGCAGACATCTCTGAATTTGTTCCacctgggtcatgttttcaagctttgctttacacacacacacacacacaacccccatcCCCGGGCCAGAAGCCACAACTTTAGTTAAAACACTGGGTGTTCCagatgattccaggagctggggccctcAACCCAGACGTGTAGTGCCTATGGCTAGttaatcctgccctgccctggattGGTGCTCAGGTAACTCTGGCCTGAGGCTCGGCCCCTGGCTGGGGGGATGACTGGCGCTGCCTCTCAACTGGGAGGGGGATGTGGCTCATTCCTGTTATCAGCTGGGTGCCCAAATCTGCTTGCTCCGTGCCTggtggctggggggggctctggcagtTGCTCCCTGGTGGTGTTTCCAGGGCCCTCTGGCCAGGGAGTAAAGTCTGGAGCTCAGTCCAGGACCCCTCTAGCCCTAGCTCCAAATCTATGGCCATGGCTGGGCTGGAGGATTATGATCCAGACTACAGCTGTATGGTTACAGTCCTCCTGTCCGCTGCTCTATGGTCCAAGTCCTGGATGTTTCACTCTATGATTCAGCTCCTACTACGTGTCTTGTACTGCATATTGTGTAAGGTCTGCAAAACCATGGAGCTGATTGGGACAGAGCCTTGTGCTCCCGTACTCCCTTGTGTGGCTGCCCAGGCCTGAGCCCTGTGTTTGGCGTTGGGTCCTTTGTGCTGGAAGTAGCTATAtaatgctggggaagggcagggaaagatGAGGGACAACTTTTGGTTCAGAAGATGATACCATAGCCCAAGATAAGCCTTGACGTTCCCCTTAGTACACTTACAACAGCACGCTGAGAGCACAGTGGCTGTTAAAGCATTTTATTCATTGAGACCCTTCCAGGCAAAAGGCGTCTTGATTCAGTAAAGATCAGTGGCACGTCTCAAAGAGCCGACTTTGCCACTCATAGAGCCCCACTCACTGAATCTCCTGTACTCCCCTGGCCTCAGCAGGTATTGGCGGCCTCTGTAATTTGGCAATTCATAAAGGATCCAGTGCCCATCCAGCACAGAACAAGAGAGCATCTCGTGGGCACGTAGCTGGTCCATGACTTGTGGAGAGTCCTCAGTTAACTCTACCATCTTGCCTCTGTGATCCTCCTTCTCATAGATCTTTATCCTGTAGGTGCCCCTGTGCTATGACAGAAAATGAGACAGGGTAATAGAGTGACCGCAGCAGGCTGGCTGCCTGTAATCCCGGGCCCTGAGTCAGCCCTGTGCCCTGCTCCAGTGATGCAAAGGGTATCCCTGCAATGTCCCCCCAGCCATCCTGGAGAGACTACCTCTAGAAGAAAGAAAACAGTTCTCATTTTCAGTCTTGGGTATCTCTGCTGAACATGATCAAGCAAGTGCCTTATGATTGTGGTTTGGGcaattttgtcatttaaaaaaaaaaaaaagagaagcaaaATCGAACTCACAGGTGGGATCATCCGGCAGGACTTAATGGAGGTGCTGAAACCCTCAGACTGCATATCAGGATAATCTCCCCGTTTCAGAAAGAACTGCTGTCCCTGGAAGTTGGGACGTTCATAGAGCATGAAGCAGCCACTTTCCACACGGACAGAGTTACAGCGGCTGAGCTGACTTTGCAAATCCGGACGGTCGCTACTGCACTCAACGGAGCGGCCCTGGAAGTTTCTGTCCTCGAAAAGGATGATCTAGTGTGAGAAAAAATTGGCAGAGTTTTCAGTAACATCCTATACAGTGTGACTGTCCTAGCATTCCAATTTCTCTCCGTTCAGCACAGTAAGCATGAAATGTCTGGACCTTCCTTTTTACTGACTGTGGTGATAAAAATGATAcactcctttgatttcagtgagattgaTCCTCATTTACATCATTGTAAGAGCAAAATTGGGCTCTGAGTGTTTAATATATAGGGATTAGTACAGATGCTAATTCCCTTAAGTCTGCATTCTTTATTCTCTTCTGCTACTGGTAtagatcaggagtaactcctATGGCATAACagaataaggctatgtctacactgtgcacctCTCAGCACTGCGGTTGTGCCGCTACATCTGCACCATTGTCAGGTACGCAGTGTCTCTTTGtcgccaggagagagctctcaAGACGAAAAATTAAAACCATCCACAACGAGGGGCAGTAGGTTCGTCAGTGGGAGAGCGTCTGCTGCCGATGAATTGTCCATGCCAGCTTTTCttgtcattaaaacttttgtcgctcagaggtgtgtgtgtggggggaaaacaaacaaaccctgaacgacaaaagttttgatGACGAAAGTGCAGTGCAGACATCGCCTAACTCTGATGTAAATGAGAGAATCAGGTCCCTGGCTTCAGACTGACATACCGAACAATCTAGTCCAGACAGGTTTCTCTTACCTTTTCCATCGTAGCTGGATTCAGGCTGCAAGCCACAGTATTCCAGACGGGCAACTGCCTTTTTATACCTCACAACCAGTGCTAAGTGTGCACACGTTAACAAAAGTCTTTTCTCTGTTCATAGAGCCAACTCATGACTCTGGGGTCTCATTCACTCTTTGTACTAGTGTCCATAGCTTTTGTGTAGCAGGGAACAGGTTTTATTCCTATTGTTACCAGTGAGCATTTCTGGGCCCTGGATCTGTCAGCTCAGCCATTTTTGCATTGAAGACAACATAGCTCAGGAAAAGAGAGAAACTTCTGGCGGAGTGACAGAGGGGACTGGATGTTGATGCCATCACAATCCTTTTCTATAGAGTCTCTGCAGTTGCATTGTTATTAGTGAATGCAGAAGTGGTACAATAAAGACAGAAGAGGGTTCAAACTCCAAAATAGAAAGTAGGGaatataaaaacagaaatgtgtattccccccgcccccaaataaaaaaggaaaaagggcTTAGGTAGACATCATGTGTATTTTAGCCATTCAGTAGCTTTGGGGTCAGCAATATGGAATCTGGAACAGCCTCCTGAGAGATTAGCATGAGCTGAGCAGCCGTTCAGTAGGTGTGCAGTGTCCACCTGCAGCCACACAGGGCTGTTCTGAGTCCCCAGGTGTAGTCACTTGCCACACACCCCATCACCCCCCATCTCAAATGGTTGTTTCCACCATACATAGTGTGGGAGCCCGAGGCCAGGCAGTCTTCCATCAGGCTGAATGAGGAGAAGGAGTTTCTCgcgtcttgtctacactacagagttttgtcgacaaaagttaGGCCCTTTACTTAAAGGGCTTTCATTAAACCACTGTTACATGTCGTCATTATGGTCATTGTGTTGGCAGAGcccatccacactagcagctcttgcatcaatacagcagtgcactgtgggtagctatcccattgtGCAACGGGCCGTGGGTTTTGGGAAGGGTTTACAATGccccatggggcaggcacagcgtcacatgatgcaggtttcccaatcccattgttccatgggcagcctactagattgccagctgcttttcagctgaagTGTATGTGGCATAGTAAGGGgacagggtgtggcagggagcgtgtgtgtgagagagacagaaacagagtgtgtgttgggggacagtgtgagagattgtgtgtgtgtgtggggggaggagtgtgTTGGCATGCTGTCGCTCTCAATTCAGACAGCAGCCTGAGCAATCaatcctggctctgcacagcacagcaaTTTTTCTCCCCTCCAACCCCCGCAGAAGCAGCTTGCTTTTTCTGCCTGCcaattccacattaatggttctgtgattccctccgagttctcccacagcctccccagctgctgggagcggcatcctcagcagctctgtgagctctccacactgaggaatgtcaaagcttgcacatgcctgcagggcagctgagttcaaaacagtgagcagagtggtcacggtgggcattgtgggatactgggggagGCCAGTTATGGCAACATAATGAACAGCAGCGTCTACACTGACATTTTGTTGCTTTAACTTTGCTGTAAAAAGCTCCATGTCTATTGTCCACGTGGTTTTATTGTTTCGGCAAAACAACAGAGATTTGCCGACAAAAGTAGCTTATGGTGTGGACACACCTCCGctgttttgtcggcaaaagctgATGTGCCAGTGGCGAGGCACGTCCTGTCAATGGCTCCAGAAGCAGGGGAGCCAGAGCACCAcgccccccactttttaacattGGTGCAGTTTCAGAGGGAAGGGGCGGTGTTGCCCACCAAATTACAAGCTTCGGGGAGGTGCAGAGCTGCACAGGTGGGAGCTGTGCTATGTGGCGGGGGGAGCACGTGGTAACTCGTTGTTCCTCGGGAAATTAGAATATAAAATATTCGTCTCGCTACAGAAATTATTTTCCAACTATTGCGGAGTAACATTACTTTTATAATGGAGCCTCATGGGTGCAGCATAGTCTTGGATTGAACCTATGTACTTATGTCCTGTCTCTATGGGGTTGTTTTTACACTGCTGCAGTGTGTTTGATTTAGAGGTTTGTGCTGGTACAATTAGATTGATGTGTTGGACTGGTGCAAATTTTTATCATCTAGGTAAGCCCGTAATGTCAAGTTCTGAATTGATTTGATTGAAATGCCAATTTCTTTTATAGAGCTCTTCctcaatagatctcaaagtgcttcaccaTCTTTAAGTTATTTATTCTCAAAagacccttgtgaggtaggtgtTGTGATTTTCTCTGAGACCCCTTTCCACTCTTCTTCCCAACAACTCAGTTCAACTCCAGGCTTTGTCATTCAGttatctttatttggcatacagcaacaCTTCACTGAGTTGACAAAACTCAAATGTGATGCGGTGGATGTAGTGTGACAGTTTGTACCCCCATTTGTACTCCTTTTATTGGACCATGAtaaatttcatacaaagcatgccttatgaggtatcattcAAAAcgcataatttgctgatcatcaTTGTCCTAGTAAAATGTGTATGGcagcattgtatgtaaagttttaAGATTCTACTGTGTTATGTTAGAAAGAGCAGCCACAAACCACTTCTTCTGAAACAAAAGCCAAACTgacgcctcagccaggtgtcaacaagatCAAATGGACAATCACTTACGTGGCCATTCttggcaggaaagagggtgtgAGTGAAAATCTATATTTTAACAAAGGAAAAGTTTGAGGGTCCCATCCAAACAGACTTTGTCTCCTGGACTTCAGCTGGCGATGGAGAGGGAACTATAAAGGGGGGAACAGACACCCCAAAATACTCCTCACTTTCTCTCTGCTCACAGCATCGACAACACCTGAAGGACAAGGAAAGTGACACTGGATTGGggcaggggtccagtctgaaaagaaatccagccagtaagactgctataGTATGTaatgagagagacctttgctttgaattcatttagcttattaagtttttctttttatttctttgtaaccgattctgacttttatgcctcattaaaatctatctttctgtagtaaATAAACTTTTCCTATTGTTTTTTCTAAACTAGAGTGTTtgcactgaagtgtttgggaaactccatttgagataagaGCATTTGTACATAtacttttctattaataaaatgatggactttatatgagcttgtattgtccaggaggatGCTGAGTACAAAACACaaatttctgggggaaagtctgggaccaGGAGTTTGCTGgttttgctctgcagtgtaattaaGGAGTGGCTGGCTGTAGCACTCATGTTTTATAGCTGGGGCTAATTTAGATGCTGGAGCCTGTGTGAgtagaccaggagtggttgctttcacagagaagcagtgtaaaaggcaccccaggttggagaactgaggggacacatctgttcaacagtccagattgtaccctgggtaatgtcattGTAGGGCACATGACATATCTATCCAAAGAtgcacagaaactctctccctttatatacatttacacattttatttcatttactttATGTTGCATGACATACGCTGGGAGTGGCTCACTTACTTTGTAGGAGCCAATCCCCaaacagcatgctctgtccatgatTGACCTACTCTTTACCTCATGTTTTCATTCCTGACTTATTGTGTCCATTATTATTTTGTTCAtagtaaatggttccctgggtgtCCCTCTCTTAGCTAGCTGAGAAACATTGTCTCTTAGCTTACAGACCCATTTACTTTTCTTAgcacaaaatattccatttttagCCTGCTGATATATTTACCTTctgaatcctgtcttccaaaagacTTCAGAGGAGCCAGGTCAATCCTGTGTTAAACACGGACTGTATCATTTTGCTTTTGGGAAAGGCTGGCAGGGAGCATGATCCCAGGTGATCACTTTAGATCCCTCTGGATGCTCAGTTAGGTCTCCTTTGGCATTGAACCATGCCTTGGTTTTTTTACGTCTGCTTACTTTCTTACCACCACACTACTCTGTATCTGCAAAATCTGCATCTGCAAGTCCTGTACCAGGCTTCTGACAGGTCACTGTAGCTAGATGGGCTAGAACTGGGTTAATTATATCCCTCCATACTCTCACTGGTCTTCCCATCAAGACATCATTGTGGGAAAAGCTTGTGGATTTGCATTCCATACCTCCAATGCACATTAGTACCTGTGGTAACGCTTCAGTAaggatttcagtaaggcttttgaaatAGTTCCACacaggaaattattagttaaattggagaagatcgggattaatatgagaattgtaAGGTGAATAAGGAGCTGGTTAAAGGGGAAACTACAATGGGACATACTGAAAGGCGAACTGTCACGCTGGAgtgaggttactagtggagttcttcaGGGAAGATAGTTTGGCTGacatgcagttttttttaaagattagatGCCGGATGTCAGAGGGGCTACTTGGGAAGGAGCACAGGATTGTGGGAAATGCCCACCAGATAACTGGTCTGGAGGGAGCCTCATAACCTGGAGGGGATGACTATATAGTGCCCTAGCCAGAGAGTGGAGTCATGAAGTCAGACAGAGCACCTGAGTCATGAAGAGAGAGAGCGAGATGGGTCACAGTGTGAGTACCCAATGGAAGGTGGCATTTGCTCCCAGAAGTGGGACCAACGGCCATCTAGCCTCAAGGACAAGAGGGGTCATTTGACCCTCCCATCCTGAGATGAAGGGATAGAGGTAGGGTGGCTCCCAGGACGTGCCCTTGAGCCTGGGTGTATCTGATTGGATGGGTGGACTGGGCCAGGGGTGCTCTTCTCTTCCTGCCTCCCACAGTCCTCTGCTGGGCTGCTGTTGGTGGATCCTACAGTTTGGGTGCATGCTGGGGTGCATGGGGCTGTTCAGCCCCCTCTaagttattgtttcaggctgtctgcagatttGGGCAGATGTCTCTGAATTGGTTGCACCTGAGTCATATTTTCAGGCTTTGATTTACACCCCCTGGGACAGGAACCTCAGCTTTGGTTACACACAGGAAGTGCCAGTGTAATCCGATGATTCCAGGAGCTCGGGACCTCGACCTAAGTGTGTAGTGCTTATGGCTAGTTAATCCTGCCCTGCCTTGGATCGGTGCTCAGGTAACTCTGGCCTGAGGCTCGGCTGGGG encodes:
- the LOC142068504 gene encoding gamma-crystallin B-like, whose amino-acid sequence is MEKIILFEDRNFQGRSVECSSDRPDLQSQLSRCNSVRVESGCFMLYERPNFQGQQFFLKRGDYPDMQSEGFSTSIKSCRMIPPHRGTYRIKIYEKEDHRGKMVELTEDSPQVMDQLRAHEMLSCSVLDGHWILYELPNYRGRQYLLRPGEYRRFSEWGSMSGKVGSLRRATDLY